Within the Oncorhynchus clarkii lewisi isolate Uvic-CL-2024 chromosome 2, UVic_Ocla_1.0, whole genome shotgun sequence genome, the region ACATAAaaccttgctcaccagaataatgtaaTAGATCCCTAGAgtgaatgcttcaatctagttgacatcagTAATGTTTTTTCTGTCTTCTTTTGCAGAGCAAATACGTTTAGGGACTGAGGAGAAAATACAATgacgcaacaacaacaaaaatgatttctgtgcaaaatgtccaaatgacatcagtttgaccagTTGAAAGGAAAAAGAAAGCTGTGAAAATGACCCAAAGTGTTTCTGATAATATTTCAGTTTGGCttcgatgcatattttatgtgtttgaaatactatcagcttttatgctGCTCTTATGATGAAGACAGCACCTCTGCAGATCTATCTAACTGAGCAATGCATTCTATCAAAATGCAGAAAGAAAGAAATCCTATTTCTCCAAATTTTGCCTACATTTGGTGTATAATTTTACTGTAAGAAATGCttcattctgcaggagttaatattaaggctatgtgagaggttatagacctagagTCAGTggccagatttcagtttccatttaacccatctgaacactaggctacagttcccttgacgtgccataggcctatttgaagtcccgTCTTGTGACTGTGGGATTTGTACcgcgcctcacaatcatcacacacacagcatcctctttaaccacttcaccaaatctttcccaaacatgaCTTTTCTGGCCCTTCCTTCTCTTTATTGTCAAATCTCCTTTCACAGCTTTGGTCGTGTTGAATTAAACTTCCACAATGTCATTTTTAACCTCCGTGGATTGACATGAACTTTTTCCTCCCGTTCCCAAAAGCATTATTTGGTGATTGGCTGTGTAGGCTATTTGGCACATACAGTTAAGTTCTAAAACTTAAGTTTATGCACTAATACCagatagcctaaaataatgacagaaaaacctcaatgtagcctatataaattgcacaagaattaaacatttttattgattttttttatGGTATTGTTTCTCTTTGTTCAACCCGCCCGCCACGCACCCACCCTTCAGCCACACAATATTTAGTGACCCTAAACCCATCCGCCATGTGGATTATGAGTCAACCCGCGCATCACTAGTAGTGACTCCAGTAGTAATGGgtggtgactggttatagttggaAAAGTATGTATATGGAAAGATTGATTGGCTGATTGAATGGATAGCCTGAACATGGTGTCTAGCTTGGTGGGTGCCGCTGCCAGATGCATATCGGTGGAACACAGGCTTGGTGTTTGGGGTATTTTTATTTGGTTGTTGTTAAAATAAGCTGTTAATGTGTTTCAACACATGCTTTCTGTTTTTCATAGTTGTAACAAAGGCACTCCACAAATTAAAATTGATTGAACACTTGAATGTTGGTGTTTTTAGTTTTACAGTAACATAAACtaatgaaaatgctattgttatacataaaaataaatattattcTAATCTTACCTAAACTCGTCATAAACACAACCACATTATTATTTTTGCAATAGCATATATGACATGtattaattacactgttagaTTGTTGCAGTGAGATTGACTGCTTATTAGCTTGAAGGTTGAAGGTCCCTCGAGGCCCCAGTTCTAGTGTTAAATGGTTCAAGAGCAGTTGCGTTGCCAAATGTTCCCCATGAAAGTCTACAGCTCTTTCATTGCCATTGAAGTGCATTGGGAGCTCATTTAAATATTGTTGTAGTACAAAAAAAGTATAGATGCTGTAAAAAAATATTTCTAGAATTGTCTCAAGGAAAGTTGGGGTGGTCTGCACGTTTGAAAGTTGGTTTTGTGTTTATAACTTATACGGTTACAGAATTTCCGCACATTTCAGCTGATTAAAGGATGGGGGAATTAAATAATGAATGAATCTACGAAGTGTTTCCATCATCCTGAAGTTGGTCTGGAGTTTCTAGCTTGAATGGTTAGAAAGCAGTGGCACTGTGACTACTGTATCTACCTCTCATGGTCACCATTGACTCTCATGTTAATATTGCACATTATAAATCAGAATAGTTCAAAAAGTGTAAATGGTATCAAAAAGTCTTTGACAACCAATCTAAGTAAGGTCCGTCTGAACATCTCAATTTTGTTTTTGGTGTTAATAGATTAAACGGTTCAGGAAGAGATGCGCGGCCAAATTGTATCATTTTTAACATTGAAGTCTATGGCCCTTTTCGTCTGAAAGTTGGTTTCTTGTTAATATCTTAAATAGTTTCAGCTCTAAAGAGGGCGGAATACATGTAATACGTAGAAGTATGTAAGAAATCCAGTGTCCTGCCTTCACCATGCACACTAATTAAAAACAAGTGTATGTTTGTCACATTGTACTGCCAAGTCTGTCTCTATTGCAGATGGCGAAGAAGTTATTGGAACTTATATAGGTAGTGTTTCATTGATGGTTTGATTGGTTTTTTTTCAAAATTGTCTTGTTTCGATATATTGCAGATTAAGATTGTTTTCCCCATGAGAGATGCTTGCCACTACTGTGATACCCATCCCTTTTGCTGGGGTGACCACTGGTGACTTTGACTTAGCCCAAATAAGTAAATATTCTCATCTAAATCATGGAGAGAAATAAGTCAAAATAATTTAAATGTTCAGATTTGTAGAATGCTTGACAGATATGACAATGGAAGTGTGCCTACCTCATGCAACAAGTTGCTTCACACTGACTTGTGTATTTTCAAACGTTTCAAATCATTAAGGTGGTATTACAATCTCCACATGTATTGAAAAACTATTAGCATTCTAGAATtcacaaataaaattagatttccCCCTGTATATTTGTTACATTTTGGTGCTGAAAAACTCTTGACACAGAGATAGACAACATTGCCATTCAAGTATTCTCTCAACATAAAGTATCCATTATTCGTTTGTTGACGTTTCCTTATAGTGGCCTTTATTTCGTTACATCCACTGCTACAATGTTACAGATGCCTATTGTGATTACAGCAGGTTTCATGAAGTTTAACGTATAGAAGAAAGCCTTTGTAGCGTGTAGATAACCTTAAGGGAAATGGGCGGGTCTATAGTCTTTAACCAATGAATGCCCTTCTTCGTTTTAAATCGTTCTCTGTGTCAATCATTTCTACCCTAGTCAGCCTCCCTCAATCGCCATATTGGGTACTGAAAAGGTTTGTCTGTTGTTTCTTCTCTCTTACTACGAGACGAAATtgacaggagtggcttcagttaCGGCACTTTGTTTTGATGGTCTGTCGAGACTACTTTAGCTCATATTGCCATATTGGAAGTTAGCGTTTCTTTACAGACCTATGCATGCGTTTGTGTTGATCAGCCGATTTACTCTTGTTTTGGATCGCGGCGAGCAAGGAGGAAATAAGCATTTTTAAGTGTTCTATTTGGACGTTCTTTGATTCTCGGAAAATGTCAAATGTTCGTGTTTCAAATGGGAGCCCTACATTTGAAAGGACCGATGCTCGGTTTTCGGATCACCCCAAACCGTCAGCCTGCAGGAACCTTTTCGGCCCGGTGGATCACGAAGAGTTAAGGAGGGATTTAAAGGGACATTTGCAAGAGATTGAAGAGACGTCCTCAGCGAGATGGAACTTCGATTTTTTAAGTCAAACACCCCTATTAAACGGGAGATTCGAATGGGAATTAGTGGATAGTAAAGACATTCCACGTTTCTACAGCAGAACTCAACGATCGGCAAAGGGCCTTTGCCCCTCTGGGAATAATAATGTGGATCTTAATGGGAATAGTTGTGTGACTCCACCGCAGCCCTCTGAAAACACAGAAAGGTCGGAGAGCAAAGAGCAGTGCACCGGGCAGAGAAAAAGACCAGCCTGCCATGGTACGCGTTTATGAATAATGATGATAAATTCTGATCATGATGTCAGTCTGGCTACTTTGTCTTTCTGCCTTCTGGCTACTTTTCCGGTGCTGGCCCATTCGCTGATGTAATTTTGTATCAGCCAGGCTCGACGTTGTAACCTTGTAGCAGACTGTTTGTTTGCTACATGGTCGAAAGTTACCAGTTAGATGGCCCACTTAGTTATTCTAAATAAAAGCGTTACTGCAATGTATTATCATCGTTTTCACTAGGCTTTACGGGTAGTATATGACTGTCAAATTGTGACGGCATAGAATCTGATAAGCAAAATcacaaaatataatttaaaaaagtaACGCCCGGCGCTATTAGCAATATTTCATTTTGAGAATATAATTTTGACATCTTTAACTTTTTTTGATTTCTCTTCCAGACCTCTCGTCCCAAAATAAAAGGTCACACAGCAGTTCGGATGAAAATACTCGTTGCCCAGCCTTGGCGCATTCTGTAGAACATACACCCTTGAAAACCAGTCCCAGGACTCAAACGTGAAGATGACAAAGGTGAGTAACTTATCTGATACAACTGGACAGAAGGACTATGGTCTCTTGGAGCTTGGAATATGCTGGAGTTTCTATATTTCTAGCTCAGGCAACTAGTTTCATAGTTCGTTAGATATTGACTGGCTTCAGTGAGATGGACTATGCTGTTCTGGAACTCACCCAATATATTGGCATTTTTTTTGCAGGGTGTGTAAAACTGCTCAAGTTGGGTTTTGTGAAGAGAGACATCACTTGACGTGTGTTCCTGTAATAATTTAAGACCTACTGTCTAAATAATATATTAAGTAGTTGTGAATTTCTCACGTTATGCGCAATTGCCAAGTGACTATTCCCGTTAATGAAGCTCGAAATGCATAATGAACTATATCGTGA harbors:
- the LOC139370199 gene encoding cyclin-dependent kinase inhibitor 1B-like, which encodes MSNVRVSNGSPTFERTDARFSDHPKPSACRNLFGPVDHEELRRDLKGHLQEIEETSSARWNFDFLSQTPLLNGRFEWELVDSKDIPRFYSRTQRSAKGLCPSGNNNVDLNGNSCVTPPQPSENTERSESKEQCTGQRKRPACHDLSSQNKRSHSSSDENTRCPALAHSVEHTPLKTSPRTQT